In one Bactrocera tryoni isolate S06 chromosome 5, CSIRO_BtryS06_freeze2, whole genome shotgun sequence genomic region, the following are encoded:
- the LOC120777318 gene encoding uncharacterized protein LOC120777318 isoform X1 — protein MSNLDIYDDTENLISSDEYSEEDDDELMNVAISSQQKIKRESSNRIYDIPPSIRSLRKEQRLPFKRKLCSKYKARALKWLSGKAKREKTKEYLLCLKRKNITSIESLTREREYNPTNNNKEVKLTNNVSETIDLDESDVEDISPHKNKEESEKELEEEIREIPKEDVVTKPQFFEKPEKEFVDKQNDSDEVQSPLLEKPTIQELPAHTQQHTTKKRSRSPSPMRKSNCNENKKHQPERPTSTQLYRQINELFPKYDGVLGNHVKHNGTTLDAIDENMTRLMLDIQTLNEILEAKETEWNRLQNLKKVKEEILARLERKKHILGIKEGKYEEHKYNLQALKELETYLSKSHPSTSVNVGISTTHQLIENRASMKTEELQRERNNTNRLQNILISNNILQRAETPTYDIENTKNYVSAIHQTAFNEDSPELQKYQYLEQKMKSKIGRQGPFVDVKSMVADFRQQNPVVFPRVGKRIKTIDGNYSVRALSTPPNCIDANNMYIESSYNCNGSNYTPTLEKLLSTSSRNNSSLHSKPNAPATQGFKFNSESQKSYYRLQSDSGCNEISITPVNCINRYQQRIQNSKSGLLRTALDVNSQHNAYYDVSDYVKSSHKAMRNMHNSDLQLCQECKMHEARFVCAGCGNQWYCSRECQISLEVCCLLCVYSIRGYCLG, from the exons ATGTCGAATCTGGATATATACGACGACACGGAGAACCTTATAAGCAGTGATGAATATAGCGAAGAGGATGATGATGAACTTATGAATGTCGCCATAAGTTCGCAGCAAAAAATCAAGCGAGAAAGTTCTAATCGGATATATGATATCCCACCTTCCATACGATCCTTAAGAAAAGAGCAGAGACTGCCGTTTAAAAGAAAACTGTGTAGCAAATACAAAGCTAGAGCCTTGAAATG GCTAAGTGGAAAAGCGAAACGGGAAAAGACTAAGGAGTATTTACTATgtttaaaaaggaaaaacatcACCAGCATTGAATCTCTTACGCGTGAAAGAGAATATAACCCGACTAATAATAATAAGGAAGTTAAATTGACAAATAACGTATCAGAAACTATTGATTTAGATGAATCGGATGTAGAGGATATTTCTCCACACAAAAATAAAGAGGAAAGTGAAAAAGAGCTCGAAGAGGAAATCAGAGAAATACCAAAAGAAGATGTAGTTACAAAACCGCAGTTTTTTGAAAAGCCGGAAAAGGAGTTTGTAGATAAACAAAACGATTCAGATGAAGTACAAAGTCCTCTACTGGAAAAACCAACAATACAG gaATTGCCAGCGCATACGCAGCAACATACTACCAAAAAAAGATCACGCTCCCCTTCGCCAATGAGAAAAAGTAattgcaatgaaaataaaaaacatcaaCCAGAGCGACCAACATCCACACAATTGTATAGACAAATCAATGAGCTGTTTCCCAAATACGATGGGGTACTTGGAAACCATGTGAAACACAATGGTACTACATTGGATGCCATCGATGAGAATATGACACGTTTAATGTTAGACATACAAACTTTGAATGAAATACTTGAAGCAAAAGAGACAGAGTGGAATCGGTTACAGAATTTGAAAAAGGTTAAAGAAGAAATACTTGCTCGATTAGAACGAAAGAAGCATATACTGGGAATAAAAGAGGGGAAATATGAAGAAcacaaatataatttacaagCCTTGAAAGAGCTGGAAACGTATTTATCCAAGTCGCACCCGTCGACGTCAGTCAATGTTGGTATCTCAACTACACATCAGCTCATCGAAAATCGTGCAAGCATGAAAACAGAAGAGTTGCAAAGGGAGCGCAACAATACAAATCGCTTACAAAA CATTTTAATTTCGAACAACATTCTACAGCGTGCGGAAACGCCAACCTATGATATTGAGAACACGAAAAATTATGTATCGGCGATACATCAAACCGCTTTTAATGAGGATAGTCCGGAGCTTCAAAAGTATCAGTATTTAGAACagaaaatgaaatcgaaaatcGGACGACAGGGCCCTTTTGTCGACGTAAAGAGTATGGTTGCTGACTTCCGGCAACAAAATCCCGTTGTATTTCCTCGCGTTGGTAAACGTATTAAAACCATCGATGGTAATTACAGCGTTAGAGCTTTAAGTACGCCGCCAAat TGTATTGACGccaataatatgtatatagagtcGTCATATAACTGCAATGGCTCCAATTATACACCGACGTTAGAAAAATTGCTGAGTACATCGTCACGCAATAACAGCTCTTTACACAGCAAACCGAATGCTCCAGCAACCCaaggttttaaatttaattcagaaAGCCAAAAAAGTTACTATCGTCTGCAGAGTGATAGTGGTTGTAATGAAATTTCTATAACGCCGGTGAATTGCATTAACCGCTACCAACAAAGAATACAAAATTCCAAATCGGGACTACTAAGAACGGCACTAGATGTG AATTCGCAGCATAACGCTTACTATGATGTGTCGGATTATGTAAAATCATCACACAAAGCTATGCGCAATATGCACAACAGTGATTTACAATTGTGTCAAGAGTGTAAAATGCATGAGGCGCGCTTTGTTTGTGCTGGTTGTGGCAATCAATGGTATTGTAGCAGAGAGTGTCAg atatcACTTGAAGTCTGCTGCCTCCTttgcgtttacagcatcagag GTTACTGCTTGGGATAA
- the LOC120777318 gene encoding uncharacterized protein LOC120777318 isoform X3, which yields MSNLDIYDDTENLISSDEYSEEDDDELMNVAISSQQKIKRESSNRIYDIPPSIRSLRKEQRLPFKRKLCSKYKARALKWLSGKAKREKTKEYLLCLKRKNITSIESLTREREYNPTNNNKEVKLTNNVSETIDLDESDVEDISPHKNKEESEKELEEEIREIPKEDVVTKPQFFEKPEKEFVDKQNDSDEVQSPLLEKPTIQELPAHTQQHTTKKRSRSPSPMRKSNCNENKKHQPERPTSTQLYRQINELFPKYDGVLGNHVKHNGTTLDAIDENMTRLMLDIQTLNEILEAKETEWNRLQNLKKVKEEILARLERKKHILGIKEGKYEEHKYNLQALKELETYLSKSHPSTSVNVGISTTHQLIENRASMKTEELQRERNNTNRLQNILISNNILQRAETPTYDIENTKNYVSAIHQTAFNEDSPELQKYQYLEQKMKSKIGRQGPFVDVKSMVADFRQQNPVVFPRVGKRIKTIDGNYSVRALSTPPNCIDANNMYIESSYNCNGSNYTPTLEKLLSTSSRNNSSLHSKPNAPATQGFKFNSESQKSYYRLQSDSGCNEISITPVNCINRYQQRIQNSKSGLLRTALDVNSQHNAYYDVSDYVKSSHKAMRNMHNSDLQLCQECKMHEARFVCAGCGNQWYCSRECQVTAWDKHSDVCSE from the exons ATGTCGAATCTGGATATATACGACGACACGGAGAACCTTATAAGCAGTGATGAATATAGCGAAGAGGATGATGATGAACTTATGAATGTCGCCATAAGTTCGCAGCAAAAAATCAAGCGAGAAAGTTCTAATCGGATATATGATATCCCACCTTCCATACGATCCTTAAGAAAAGAGCAGAGACTGCCGTTTAAAAGAAAACTGTGTAGCAAATACAAAGCTAGAGCCTTGAAATG GCTAAGTGGAAAAGCGAAACGGGAAAAGACTAAGGAGTATTTACTATgtttaaaaaggaaaaacatcACCAGCATTGAATCTCTTACGCGTGAAAGAGAATATAACCCGACTAATAATAATAAGGAAGTTAAATTGACAAATAACGTATCAGAAACTATTGATTTAGATGAATCGGATGTAGAGGATATTTCTCCACACAAAAATAAAGAGGAAAGTGAAAAAGAGCTCGAAGAGGAAATCAGAGAAATACCAAAAGAAGATGTAGTTACAAAACCGCAGTTTTTTGAAAAGCCGGAAAAGGAGTTTGTAGATAAACAAAACGATTCAGATGAAGTACAAAGTCCTCTACTGGAAAAACCAACAATACAG gaATTGCCAGCGCATACGCAGCAACATACTACCAAAAAAAGATCACGCTCCCCTTCGCCAATGAGAAAAAGTAattgcaatgaaaataaaaaacatcaaCCAGAGCGACCAACATCCACACAATTGTATAGACAAATCAATGAGCTGTTTCCCAAATACGATGGGGTACTTGGAAACCATGTGAAACACAATGGTACTACATTGGATGCCATCGATGAGAATATGACACGTTTAATGTTAGACATACAAACTTTGAATGAAATACTTGAAGCAAAAGAGACAGAGTGGAATCGGTTACAGAATTTGAAAAAGGTTAAAGAAGAAATACTTGCTCGATTAGAACGAAAGAAGCATATACTGGGAATAAAAGAGGGGAAATATGAAGAAcacaaatataatttacaagCCTTGAAAGAGCTGGAAACGTATTTATCCAAGTCGCACCCGTCGACGTCAGTCAATGTTGGTATCTCAACTACACATCAGCTCATCGAAAATCGTGCAAGCATGAAAACAGAAGAGTTGCAAAGGGAGCGCAACAATACAAATCGCTTACAAAA CATTTTAATTTCGAACAACATTCTACAGCGTGCGGAAACGCCAACCTATGATATTGAGAACACGAAAAATTATGTATCGGCGATACATCAAACCGCTTTTAATGAGGATAGTCCGGAGCTTCAAAAGTATCAGTATTTAGAACagaaaatgaaatcgaaaatcGGACGACAGGGCCCTTTTGTCGACGTAAAGAGTATGGTTGCTGACTTCCGGCAACAAAATCCCGTTGTATTTCCTCGCGTTGGTAAACGTATTAAAACCATCGATGGTAATTACAGCGTTAGAGCTTTAAGTACGCCGCCAAat TGTATTGACGccaataatatgtatatagagtcGTCATATAACTGCAATGGCTCCAATTATACACCGACGTTAGAAAAATTGCTGAGTACATCGTCACGCAATAACAGCTCTTTACACAGCAAACCGAATGCTCCAGCAACCCaaggttttaaatttaattcagaaAGCCAAAAAAGTTACTATCGTCTGCAGAGTGATAGTGGTTGTAATGAAATTTCTATAACGCCGGTGAATTGCATTAACCGCTACCAACAAAGAATACAAAATTCCAAATCGGGACTACTAAGAACGGCACTAGATGTG AATTCGCAGCATAACGCTTACTATGATGTGTCGGATTATGTAAAATCATCACACAAAGCTATGCGCAATATGCACAACAGTGATTTACAATTGTGTCAAGAGTGTAAAATGCATGAGGCGCGCTTTGTTTGTGCTGGTTGTGGCAATCAATGGTATTGTAGCAGAGAGTGTCAg GTTACTGCTTGGGATAAACATTCGGATGTGTGCAGTGAGTGA
- the LOC120777318 gene encoding uncharacterized protein LOC120777318 isoform X2, with amino-acid sequence MSNLDIYDDTENLISSDEYSEEDDDELMNVAISSQQKIKRESSNRIYDIPPSIRSLRKEQRLPFKRKLCSKYKARALKWLSGKAKREKTKEYLLCLKRKNITSIESLTREREYNPTNNNKEVKLTNNVSETIDLDESDVEDISPHKNKEESEKELEEEIREIPKEDVVTKPQFFEKPEKEFVDKQNDSDEVQSPLLEKPTIQELPAHTQQHTTKKRSRSPSPMRKSNCNENKKHQPERPTSTQLYRQINELFPKYDGVLGNHVKHNGTTLDAIDENMTRLMLDIQTLNEILEAKETEWNRLQNLKKVKEEILARLERKKHILGIKEGKYEEHKYNLQALKELETYLSKSHPSTSVNVGISTTHQLIENRASMKTEELQRERNNTNRLQNILISNNILQRAETPTYDIENTKNYVSAIHQTAFNEDSPELQKYQYLEQKMKSKIGRQGPFVDVKSMVADFRQQNPVVFPRVGKRIKTIDGNYSVRALSTPPNCIDANNMYIESSYNCNGSNYTPTLEKLLSTSSRNNSSLHSKPNAPATQGFKFNSESQKSYYRLQSDSGCNEISITPVNCINRYQQRIQNSKSGLLRTALDVNSQHNAYYDVSDYVKSSHKAMRNMHNSDLQLCQECKMHEARFVCAGCGNQWYCSRECQISLEVCCLLCVYSIRDGRK; translated from the exons ATGTCGAATCTGGATATATACGACGACACGGAGAACCTTATAAGCAGTGATGAATATAGCGAAGAGGATGATGATGAACTTATGAATGTCGCCATAAGTTCGCAGCAAAAAATCAAGCGAGAAAGTTCTAATCGGATATATGATATCCCACCTTCCATACGATCCTTAAGAAAAGAGCAGAGACTGCCGTTTAAAAGAAAACTGTGTAGCAAATACAAAGCTAGAGCCTTGAAATG GCTAAGTGGAAAAGCGAAACGGGAAAAGACTAAGGAGTATTTACTATgtttaaaaaggaaaaacatcACCAGCATTGAATCTCTTACGCGTGAAAGAGAATATAACCCGACTAATAATAATAAGGAAGTTAAATTGACAAATAACGTATCAGAAACTATTGATTTAGATGAATCGGATGTAGAGGATATTTCTCCACACAAAAATAAAGAGGAAAGTGAAAAAGAGCTCGAAGAGGAAATCAGAGAAATACCAAAAGAAGATGTAGTTACAAAACCGCAGTTTTTTGAAAAGCCGGAAAAGGAGTTTGTAGATAAACAAAACGATTCAGATGAAGTACAAAGTCCTCTACTGGAAAAACCAACAATACAG gaATTGCCAGCGCATACGCAGCAACATACTACCAAAAAAAGATCACGCTCCCCTTCGCCAATGAGAAAAAGTAattgcaatgaaaataaaaaacatcaaCCAGAGCGACCAACATCCACACAATTGTATAGACAAATCAATGAGCTGTTTCCCAAATACGATGGGGTACTTGGAAACCATGTGAAACACAATGGTACTACATTGGATGCCATCGATGAGAATATGACACGTTTAATGTTAGACATACAAACTTTGAATGAAATACTTGAAGCAAAAGAGACAGAGTGGAATCGGTTACAGAATTTGAAAAAGGTTAAAGAAGAAATACTTGCTCGATTAGAACGAAAGAAGCATATACTGGGAATAAAAGAGGGGAAATATGAAGAAcacaaatataatttacaagCCTTGAAAGAGCTGGAAACGTATTTATCCAAGTCGCACCCGTCGACGTCAGTCAATGTTGGTATCTCAACTACACATCAGCTCATCGAAAATCGTGCAAGCATGAAAACAGAAGAGTTGCAAAGGGAGCGCAACAATACAAATCGCTTACAAAA CATTTTAATTTCGAACAACATTCTACAGCGTGCGGAAACGCCAACCTATGATATTGAGAACACGAAAAATTATGTATCGGCGATACATCAAACCGCTTTTAATGAGGATAGTCCGGAGCTTCAAAAGTATCAGTATTTAGAACagaaaatgaaatcgaaaatcGGACGACAGGGCCCTTTTGTCGACGTAAAGAGTATGGTTGCTGACTTCCGGCAACAAAATCCCGTTGTATTTCCTCGCGTTGGTAAACGTATTAAAACCATCGATGGTAATTACAGCGTTAGAGCTTTAAGTACGCCGCCAAat TGTATTGACGccaataatatgtatatagagtcGTCATATAACTGCAATGGCTCCAATTATACACCGACGTTAGAAAAATTGCTGAGTACATCGTCACGCAATAACAGCTCTTTACACAGCAAACCGAATGCTCCAGCAACCCaaggttttaaatttaattcagaaAGCCAAAAAAGTTACTATCGTCTGCAGAGTGATAGTGGTTGTAATGAAATTTCTATAACGCCGGTGAATTGCATTAACCGCTACCAACAAAGAATACAAAATTCCAAATCGGGACTACTAAGAACGGCACTAGATGTG AATTCGCAGCATAACGCTTACTATGATGTGTCGGATTATGTAAAATCATCACACAAAGCTATGCGCAATATGCACAACAGTGATTTACAATTGTGTCAAGAGTGTAAAATGCATGAGGCGCGCTTTGTTTGTGCTGGTTGTGGCAATCAATGGTATTGTAGCAGAGAGTGTCAg atatcACTTGAAGTCTGCTGCCTCCTttgcgtttacagcatcagag atggcagaaaataa